A window of Drosophila subobscura isolate 14011-0131.10 chromosome E, UCBerk_Dsub_1.0, whole genome shotgun sequence contains these coding sequences:
- the LOC117892299 gene encoding uncharacterized protein LOC117892299 isoform X2: MQSQLGDKFISEDEVDEGPSTASGQTNNHHVVPLGILMVVCTMCLVVAGAQCNYRYYFEPGVAALDVYGPDVSLDEGYPETIEEVPASNLGCTKLEVFGKETAQQNGTTPTGNRMAKPSQSKAAKRTRNGSGGSAASKRTRGAKALESNRRKQETAKKSNTAEPIIYLFALVFIYLLLKAASDINQHYKSNKGDKRLRRCSLQSYAQIHKQDRRASKVLLEESAVLRRRHILLGEVRAASVDRYKYTLNEEGGRTVCTPKTLDHQHRATAPSPLAYRPAGDRDPGKNTQSPLSRYGMSRKQL; encoded by the exons ATGCAATCACAACTCGGCGACAAGTTCATTTCTGAGGATGAGGTCGATGAAGGCCCGTCCACGGCCAGTGGTCAAACAAACAACCACCATGTAGTCCCGCTGGGAATCCTCATGGTAGTCTGCACAATGTGTCTCGTGGTCGCTGGGGCGCAATGCAATTACAGATACTATTTCGAGCCCGGAGTTGCTGCCCTCGATGTATACGGTCCCGATGTCTCTCTCGACGAAGGCTATCCGGAAACCATTGAGGAGGTGCCAGCAAGCAACCTCGGATGCACAAAGCTTGAGGTCTTCGGAAAGGAAACCGCACAACAAAATGGCACCACTCCGACTGGCAACCGAATGGCCAAGCCATCTCAGTCCAAGGCCGCCAAGCGAACTCGAAATGGATCAGGTGGAAGCGCTGCTAGTAAGCGCACTCGTGGGGCTAAAGCTCTGGAGAGTAACAGGAGAAAGCAGGAGACCGCCAAGAAGAGCAACACGGCAGAGCCCATAATATATCTGTTTGCCCTGGTCTTCATTTATCTGCTCCTAAAGGCAGCATCCGACATCAATCAGCACTACAAGTCG AACAAAGGGGACAAACGTTTGCGCCGTTGCTCGTTGCAATCCTATGCGCAAATACACAAGCAGGATCGGAGGGCCTCAAAAG TACTGCTCGAAGAGTCGGCGGTTCTCCGGCGCAGGCACATACTATTGGGAGAGGTGCGGGCCGCGTCGGTCGACCGCTACAAGTACACACTGAACGAGGAGGGAGGCCGCACCGTGTGCACCCCAAAGACACTCGATCACCAGCACAGGGCCACAGCCCCATCACCGTTAGCATACAGACCGGCAGGAGATCGAGATCCTGGTAAAAACACACAGTCACCGCTGTCACGGTATGGTATGTCACGCAAACAGCTCTAA
- the LOC117892299 gene encoding uncharacterized protein LOC117892299 isoform X3 has translation MQSQLGDKFISEDEVDEGPSTASGQTNNHHVVPLGILMVVCTMCLVVAGAQCNYRYYFEPGVAALDVYGPDVSLDEGYPETIEEVPASNLGCTKLEVFGKETAQQNGTTPTGNRMAKPSQSKAAKRTRNGSGGSAASKRTRGAKALESNRRKQETAKKSNTAEPIIYLFALVFIYLLLKAASDINQHYKSKNKGDKRLRRCSLQSYAQIHKQDRRASKGISPKTLPKF, from the exons ATGCAATCACAACTCGGCGACAAGTTCATTTCTGAGGATGAGGTCGATGAAGGCCCGTCCACGGCCAGTGGTCAAACAAACAACCACCATGTAGTCCCGCTGGGAATCCTCATGGTAGTCTGCACAATGTGTCTCGTGGTCGCTGGGGCGCAATGCAATTACAGATACTATTTCGAGCCCGGAGTTGCTGCCCTCGATGTATACGGTCCCGATGTCTCTCTCGACGAAGGCTATCCGGAAACCATTGAGGAGGTGCCAGCAAGCAACCTCGGATGCACAAAGCTTGAGGTCTTCGGAAAGGAAACCGCACAACAAAATGGCACCACTCCGACTGGCAACCGAATGGCCAAGCCATCTCAGTCCAAGGCCGCCAAGCGAACTCGAAATGGATCAGGTGGAAGCGCTGCTAGTAAGCGCACTCGTGGGGCTAAAGCTCTGGAGAGTAACAGGAGAAAGCAGGAGACCGCCAAGAAGAGCAACACGGCAGAGCCCATAATATATCTGTTTGCCCTGGTCTTCATTTATCTGCTCCTAAAGGCAGCATCCGACATCAATCAGCACTACAAGTCG AAGAACAAAGGGGACAAACGTTTGCGCCGTTGCTCGTTGCAATCCTATGCGCAAATACACAAGCAGGATCGGAGGGCCTCAAAAGGTATTTctccaaaaactttgccaaaatTTTAG
- the LOC117892295 gene encoding stromal membrane-associated protein 1, translated as MSSSSNAGQRTKLIQEKCQTLLTQMLRDEDNKYCVDCDAKGPRWASWNLGMFLCIRCAGIHRNLGVHISRVKSVNLDTWTPEQVISLQQMGNSRARAVYEAQLPDGFRRPQTDTALENFIRAKYEHKKYLAREWVPPSPPKVDWAKEIDEELERQKRKKKSTQATLGLSGVVSGVDKRASTSATGSKNSPLPAPLPKPKPNQVGGCSPKTTHRVQLNSSNSSAGESDLLGLSSPTKPVVGGGAASTASQDLQNESFTSFLSASSCGIIPTDSATGHQEKFNGNNGDALLASKPNSLAQEEQDFFNQGSLGNGANDKDQSGKMSKDSILALYGNAPTTHNPQLNFGGFTGMAPGGYMHQQQQQQIPHQFMTPPNSVSMYNAPVMAAPNAFSNAPISSSANSMSMAGVGGVGFGGGQFMNSGGSAYATGSSLPVQGSASNLMQTNQSILSGMPLFGAHPQAVPHQQHQQQQHPQLAGLSMNVMQPLSSGLPQTGPIGFAASAGPTASSVPSNLNQQFGNLNIGNVWQ; from the exons ATGAGTTCTTCTTCAAATGCAGGCCAACGCACCAAACTGATACAGGAAAAATGTCAAACCTTACTAACCCAAATGCTACGCGACGAAGATAACAAATATTGTGTTGACTGCGATGCCAAGG GTCCCCGCTGGGCGTCTTGGAACTTGGGAATGTTCCTGTGCATCCGCTGTGCTGGCATTCACCGGAATTTGGGCGTTCATATATCTCGTGTCAAGTCTGTGAATCTGGACACATGGACGCCGGAGCAAGTGATCTCGCTGCAGCAAATGGGAAACTCTAGGGCCCGCGCTGTGTACGAGGCTCAGCTTCCAGATGGATTCCGACGGCCACAAACGGACACCGCATTGGAGAACTTTATTCGCGCAAAGTACGAACACAAAAAGTATTTGGCCCGCGAATGGGTGCCGCCGTCACCGCCGAAAGTAGACTGGGCCAAGGAAATCGATGAAGAACTAGAGCGGCAgaagaggaaaaagaaaagtacCCAAGCCACATTGGGTCTCAGTGGCGTTGTTAGCGGTGTCGACAAGCGCGCCTCCACCTCAGCGACTGGATCGAAAAACTCGCCCCTACCCGCCCCAttgcccaagcccaagccgaACCAAGTTGGCGGCTGCAGCCCAAAGACCACACATCGTGTACAATTAAAtagcagcaatagcagcgCCGGCGAAAGTGATCTGTTGGGCCTTTCATCGCCCACTAAGCCCGTAGTGGGCGGTGGGGCTGCCAGTACTGCTAGCCAAGACCTTCAAAACGAAAGTTTCACCAGCTTTCTAAgtgccagcagctgtggcatAATCCCGACTGATTCTGCCACCGGTCACCAGGAGAAATTTAATGGGAACAATGGTGATGCCCTGCTGGCCTCAAAACCCAACTCATTggcacaggaggagcaggactTCTTCAACCAAGGCTCGCTGGGAAACGGGGCCAACGACAAAGACCAGTCGGGAAAGATGTCCAAGGACAGCATCCTGGCCCTGTACGGAAATGCACCTACCACCCACAATCCGCAACTGAATTTCGGCGGTTTCACAGGCATGGCTCCTGGCGGGTACatgcaccagcaacagcagcagcagattccgCATCAGTTTATGACGCCCCCGAACTCAGTTAGCATGTATAATGCCCCTGTAATGGCTGCTCCAAACGCGTTCAGCAACGCCCCCATCAGCTCGAGTGCCAATTCGATGAGCATGGCGGGAGTGGGTGGAGTCGGCTTTGGCGGTGGCCAGTTTATGAACTCTGGCGGCAGTGCTTATgccacaggcagcagcttGCCCGTGCAAGGATCTGCTTCGAATCTGATGCAGACAAATCAAAGCATTCTGAGTGGGATGCCCCTGTTTGGGGCACACCCGCAGGCGGTtccacaccagcagcatcagcagcagcaacacccacAGCTGGCGGGCCTCTCCATGAATGTCATGCAGCCCCTGTCCAGTGGCTTGCCCCAAACCGGGCCGATTGGATTCGCCGCCTCGGCCGGCCCCACTGCCTCCTCAGTACCATCCAATCTGAATCAGCAATTCGGAAACTTAAATATCGGTAATGTTTGGCAATAA
- the LOC117892299 gene encoding uncharacterized protein LOC117892299 isoform X1, with translation MQSQLGDKFISEDEVDEGPSTASGQTNNHHVVPLGILMVVCTMCLVVAGAQCNYRYYFEPGVAALDVYGPDVSLDEGYPETIEEVPASNLGCTKLEVFGKETAQQNGTTPTGNRMAKPSQSKAAKRTRNGSGGSAASKRTRGAKALESNRRKQETAKKSNTAEPIIYLFALVFIYLLLKAASDINQHYKSKNKGDKRLRRCSLQSYAQIHKQDRRASKVLLEESAVLRRRHILLGEVRAASVDRYKYTLNEEGGRTVCTPKTLDHQHRATAPSPLAYRPAGDRDPGKNTQSPLSRYGMSRKQL, from the exons ATGCAATCACAACTCGGCGACAAGTTCATTTCTGAGGATGAGGTCGATGAAGGCCCGTCCACGGCCAGTGGTCAAACAAACAACCACCATGTAGTCCCGCTGGGAATCCTCATGGTAGTCTGCACAATGTGTCTCGTGGTCGCTGGGGCGCAATGCAATTACAGATACTATTTCGAGCCCGGAGTTGCTGCCCTCGATGTATACGGTCCCGATGTCTCTCTCGACGAAGGCTATCCGGAAACCATTGAGGAGGTGCCAGCAAGCAACCTCGGATGCACAAAGCTTGAGGTCTTCGGAAAGGAAACCGCACAACAAAATGGCACCACTCCGACTGGCAACCGAATGGCCAAGCCATCTCAGTCCAAGGCCGCCAAGCGAACTCGAAATGGATCAGGTGGAAGCGCTGCTAGTAAGCGCACTCGTGGGGCTAAAGCTCTGGAGAGTAACAGGAGAAAGCAGGAGACCGCCAAGAAGAGCAACACGGCAGAGCCCATAATATATCTGTTTGCCCTGGTCTTCATTTATCTGCTCCTAAAGGCAGCATCCGACATCAATCAGCACTACAAGTCG AAGAACAAAGGGGACAAACGTTTGCGCCGTTGCTCGTTGCAATCCTATGCGCAAATACACAAGCAGGATCGGAGGGCCTCAAAAG TACTGCTCGAAGAGTCGGCGGTTCTCCGGCGCAGGCACATACTATTGGGAGAGGTGCGGGCCGCGTCGGTCGACCGCTACAAGTACACACTGAACGAGGAGGGAGGCCGCACCGTGTGCACCCCAAAGACACTCGATCACCAGCACAGGGCCACAGCCCCATCACCGTTAGCATACAGACCGGCAGGAGATCGAGATCCTGGTAAAAACACACAGTCACCGCTGTCACGGTATGGTATGTCACGCAAACAGCTCTAA
- the LOC117892292 gene encoding LOW QUALITY PROTEIN: serendipity locus protein alpha (The sequence of the model RefSeq protein was modified relative to this genomic sequence to represent the inferred CDS: deleted 1 base in 1 codon) yields the protein MEVLRKKLESCLRILNRGVEATSVRNMNWLNDFCAALLEFSSAVHESLSDRKQSAKAQESAELVCLCLTQIMVCVRQVECTMKLASGSAVSASHVYFLDRIRWCLQRLLHLCSSDESTDDGQGRSFLKLLDSTLDTLALFSSSNEENSDLMNFPNTPAEILSLGAQLRVNIDLLLGQTLGFANVALQQDKRALSALCQKVIRELSAFQDECKDPNTSSSNLKLKSMTLEQALYQLEDFINDALLRLVFTCFLDFQKFSVDKIRTLLRSSSADESIADEFIADFDVNIDRATQIGIFAIAFAPNLKMKTMMRSCLASFESLDTSLIPSLQANGSDLYSDVLEQHFDEEVAKFKAALQEIIESRAFLGCCLEILTAGISAAEKHYEKGALEDLLQMALFVLEHFQVEVNRKVLAETKLEVGQEYLQQLIRILRECKAILMCASQVEQKRIIKRFKILRTILRKLHGCIGASSQREEGPSVMDSHLVDESQEEPSFSGIATSHCSILYDTVRRRRLARPTDAKPKESKQQNIKTVNYSVRRRESLRTVMFKRQNMAESKRMYTTISNQSANLQITDILEQLTGMSTGAFEC from the exons ATGGAAGTCCTGCGGAAAAAACTGGAGTCGTGCCTCCGCATACTAAACAGAGGTGTTGAAGCCACAAGTGTGAGAAATATGAACTGGCTTAAT GATTTCTGTGCGGCTCTATTGGAATTTTCATCTGCTGTCCATGAATCTTTGAGCGATCGGAAGCAGAGCGCCAAAGCTCAGGAGTCCGCCGAATTGGTTTGTCTTTGCCTAACTCAGATTatggtgtgtgtgcggcaagtAGAGTGCACAATGAAACTGGCGTCTGGCTCTGCAGTTTCG GCGAGCCACGTTTATTTTCTCGATCGCATTCGATGGTGCCTGCAACGCCTGTTGCATCTTTGTTCGAGTGACGAGTCTACAGATGATGGCCAGGGGCGCTCCTTCCTCAAATTGCTTGACTCCACGTTGGACACGTTAGCGCTGTTCAGTTCaagcaatgaagaaaataGTGATTTGATGAATTTTCCTAATACACCTGCAGAGATCCTGTCCCTAGGCGCACAGTTGCGCGTTAACATCGACTTGCTATTGGGCCAGACATTG GGTTTTGCAAATGTAGCCCTGCAACAGGATAAAAGGGCACTAAGTGCACTGTGTCAGAAG GTGATTCGCGAGCTGAGCGCATTCCAAGATGAATGCAAAGACCCGAACACGTCGAGCTCCAATCTTAAACTGAAATCCATGACACTGGAACAGGCGCTTTATCAGTTAGAAGATTTCATCAATGATGCCCTGCTGCGTCTGGTGTTTACCTGCTTTTTGGATTTTCAAAAGTTCTCAGTGGACAAGATCCGAACCCTTTTGAGGAGCAGTTCGGCGGATGAATCTATAGCTGATGAGTTTATTGCCGATTTCGATGTGAACATCGATCGAGCCACCCAGATTGGTATCTTTGCAATTGCCTTCGCCCCCAACTTGAAAA TGAAAACGATGATGCGCAGCTGTCTGGCATCCTTTGAGTCGCTGGACACTAGCCTGATACCTTCCCTGCAGGCCAACGGCTCCGACCTGTACTCGGATGTGTTGGAGCAGCACTTCGACGAGGAAGTGGCCAAGTTTAAGGCTGCGCTGCAGGAGATCATTGAAAGTCGCGCGtttcttggctgctgcttggagaTACTCACGGCAGGCATTAGTGCTGCCGAGAAGCACTACGAAAAAGGCGCATTGGAGGACTTGCTGCAAATGGCTCTGTTCGTGTTGGAGCATTTTCAGGTGGAAGTCAATCGGAAGGTTTTGGCTGAGACGAAGCTTGAGGTCGGCCAGGAGTACTTGCAGCAGCTCATACGAATACTACGCGAGTGCAAGGCCATACTGATGTGTGCGTCCCAGGTGGAGCAGAAACGTATCATCAAGCGCTTCAAGATCCTGCGGACGATTTTGCGCAAGCTTCATGGCTGTATCGGAGCTTCGAGCCAACGTGAAGAGGGGCCGAGTGTCATGGACTCCCATTTGGTGGACGAATCCCAAGAAGAACCCAGCTTTTCGGGCATTGCGACTAGCCACTGCAGCATCCTCTACGACACAGTGCGTAGGAGAAGACTGGCTAGACCCACCGACGCAAAGCCTAAAGAAAGTAAACAGCAAAACATAAAGACAGTCAACTACAGTGTGCGCCGCC GAGAAAGTCTGCGCACTGTGATGTTTAAGCGACAAAATATGGCGGAGAGCAAGCGAATGTATACAACAATCAGCAATCAATCTGCAAACCTCCAAATAACTG ACATACTCGAACAACTTACTGGAATGTCCACTGGTGCCTTTGAATGTTAG